In Halapricum desulfuricans, a single window of DNA contains:
- a CDS encoding DUF7123 family protein, with protein MSATAQRHGSGGAQTTLTDKQQSILEYLREHADTQTYFKSRLIGEELGMSAKEVGTNMAPLQDGDFDIDIEKWGYSSSTTWMVTA; from the coding sequence ATGAGCGCGACGGCACAACGACACGGAAGCGGGGGAGCCCAGACCACGCTGACGGACAAACAACAGTCGATCCTGGAGTACCTCCGGGAGCACGCCGACACGCAGACCTACTTCAAGTCGCGACTCATCGGCGAGGAACTCGGCATGTCGGCCAAGGAGGTCGGGACGAACATGGCCCCGCTCCAGGACGGCGACTTCGACATCGACATCGAAAAGTGGGGTTACTCTTCCTCGACGACCTGGATGGTCACGGCCTAG